In Paenibacillus ihbetae, the following are encoded in one genomic region:
- a CDS encoding Crp/Fnr family transcriptional regulator, producing MELITYLSRVDLFKGLSEEELQQLNHITPLEVRPRGTVIASPYMEHKVLYIIKSGSVRLYKVTEDGKELTLDILGTGHLFGEITSFRSGVPLFAVTMEDSVICEMDSGQFRKAITEKPELALKYIEIVTARLQETEDMLEYMAYGSVRKRLLYLFNKLASKLNPSASNEDWIPISVQITHQELASMTGSIRETVTPILNQLADEGILRREGARKPYSIHRSRLQAALSESK from the coding sequence ATGGAGTTGATTACGTATCTGTCGAGAGTGGACTTGTTTAAGGGGCTTAGTGAGGAGGAGCTGCAGCAGTTGAACCATATCACGCCGCTTGAAGTCCGGCCCAGAGGAACCGTGATCGCTTCGCCTTACATGGAGCATAAGGTGCTGTATATCATCAAATCTGGCAGCGTTCGCCTGTATAAGGTTACGGAGGACGGGAAGGAGCTGACGCTTGATATTTTAGGGACAGGCCATCTTTTCGGGGAGATTACCTCTTTTCGTTCAGGGGTCCCCTTGTTTGCAGTCACGATGGAGGACTCCGTCATATGCGAGATGGATAGCGGGCAGTTTCGCAAGGCCATCACCGAGAAGCCTGAGCTCGCCTTAAAGTACATCGAGATCGTCACCGCCAGGCTGCAGGAAACCGAGGACATGCTGGAATACATGGCTTACGGAAGCGTGCGTAAAAGGCTGCTCTACCTTTTCAATAAGCTTGCGTCGAAATTGAATCCGTCTGCAAGCAATGAGGATTGGATTCCGATATCGGTGCAAATCACGCACCAGGAGCTGGCGAGCATGACCGGGAGCATTCGGGAAACCGTAACGCCGATTCTGAACCAGCTTGCGGACGAGGGAATCCTCCGAAGAGAAGGAGCCCGTAAACCGTATTCAATCCATAGGAGCCGGCTGCAGGCTGCGCTATCGGAGTCTAAATAA
- a CDS encoding DoxX family protein encodes MEPIWTVLFQSILIVMFIISASLKFLRTRSMVQHWTEYRYPFWGMYAVAGLEAAGAALMITAFWAPENSIYAAALFAVLMIGAVHAHLFRAKHKPIMAINAMLMLVLSVTLLVQ; translated from the coding sequence ATGGAGCCGATATGGACCGTTCTGTTCCAAAGCATATTAATCGTCATGTTCATCATTTCTGCTTCCCTGAAGTTTCTGCGTACCCGGTCGATGGTGCAGCACTGGACCGAATACCGCTACCCTTTCTGGGGAATGTATGCAGTCGCCGGACTGGAGGCTGCGGGCGCTGCGCTCATGATTACGGCCTTTTGGGCACCGGAAAACAGCATTTATGCCGCCGCCCTGTTTGCCGTGTTGATGATCGGAGCCGTTCACGCCCATCTTTTTCGAGCCAAGCATAAACCAATCATGGCCATCAATGCAATGCTGATGCTCGTGCTGTCCGTTACTCTGCTTGTCCAATAA
- a CDS encoding glycerophosphodiester phosphodiesterase family protein, with product MRIRKSWRNVILVILIILGFLYVNNSSVFTKEREGEPLLLAHRGIGQTFPMEGIESDTCTASRIYIPEHAFLENTIPSMKAAFDAGADIVELDIKPTKDGQFAVFHDWTLECRTNAHGSVKDYTMEQLKNIDIGYGYTADQGATYPFRGKGVGLMPSLSEVLAAFPDGEFLIHIKSQDAGEGELLAAYLAQLPEERLNRLTVYGDDAPIGELKSRLPALRVMSMDSLKSCLISYIGAGWSGYMPSVCRNTQLHIPEKYAPYLWGWPDKFLNRMDRINTRVILVAGDGGWSEGFDTAEDLKRLPKNYSGGIWTNRVDVIAPELTIKK from the coding sequence ATGCGTATTCGAAAAAGCTGGAGGAACGTCATTCTGGTTATTCTCATCATACTCGGATTTCTGTATGTTAACAACTCGTCGGTGTTCACCAAGGAACGCGAAGGAGAGCCCTTGCTGCTCGCGCATCGGGGGATCGGCCAAACCTTTCCGATGGAGGGAATTGAATCCGATACATGTACCGCTTCACGTATTTACATACCGGAGCATGCCTTTCTGGAGAACACCATACCGTCCATGAAGGCAGCCTTCGATGCCGGCGCGGATATCGTGGAGCTGGACATTAAGCCGACAAAGGACGGCCAGTTCGCCGTATTCCACGACTGGACGCTGGAATGCCGGACCAATGCACACGGCTCGGTCAAGGATTATACCATGGAGCAGCTGAAAAACATCGATATCGGCTACGGCTACACGGCGGATCAGGGAGCCACCTATCCGTTCCGGGGAAAGGGCGTCGGGCTCATGCCGTCCCTATCGGAGGTGCTGGCTGCATTTCCTGACGGTGAATTTTTGATCCATATTAAAAGCCAGGATGCCGGCGAAGGGGAACTTCTGGCCGCTTATCTCGCCCAGCTGCCGGAAGAGCGCCTAAACAGGCTCACGGTATATGGCGACGATGCGCCGATCGGCGAGCTCAAGTCGAGGCTCCCTGCGCTTCGGGTCATGTCGATGGATTCCCTGAAGAGCTGCCTCATCTCTTATATCGGTGCCGGCTGGAGCGGCTATATGCCGTCGGTCTGCCGCAATACCCAGCTGCATATTCCCGAGAAGTACGCCCCTTACTTGTGGGGCTGGCCCGATAAATTCCTGAACCGGATGGATCGGATCAACACAAGGGTCATTCTGGTCGCCGGAGACGGCGGCTGGTCGGAAGGCTTCGATACGGCCGAAGATCTGAAGCGGCTGCCGAAGAACTACAGCGGCGGCATTTGGACCAATCGGGTGGATGTCATCGCACCGGAACTAACGATCAAGAAATGA
- a CDS encoding FHA domain-containing protein — protein sequence MMDRSSYLMVERGNPYERGDVIPLTRSMTVLGRKGKQWDPDITFDNVYVSRKHAALIHRDGQFSIKDLNSKHGTFVNQQRLEPNGEAPLQHGDYVALAGDLVVLTFSVLRMDETMDITPLMKQLAAAEDTGGITLNPYKQELVHGRTVIAFSEKEYKCVELLLHHKEQFVSKEQLKLLVWPEREAGPDGVPDVSAEEMNALIYRVRKKTRGPLGIESIRGKGYILHIQADDEG from the coding sequence ATGATGGATAGATCCTCCTACTTGATGGTGGAACGGGGGAACCCGTACGAGCGCGGGGATGTCATCCCTTTGACACGATCGATGACGGTGCTTGGACGCAAGGGCAAGCAGTGGGACCCGGATATCACGTTCGATAATGTGTACGTGTCCCGCAAGCACGCAGCCCTGATCCACCGGGATGGACAATTCAGCATAAAGGATCTGAACAGCAAGCATGGAACCTTCGTCAACCAGCAGCGGCTGGAGCCGAACGGGGAAGCTCCGCTGCAGCACGGGGATTACGTAGCACTGGCCGGTGATCTGGTCGTGTTAACCTTCTCGGTGCTGCGAATGGATGAGACGATGGATATTACGCCGCTCATGAAACAGCTGGCGGCTGCCGAGGATACCGGAGGCATAACGCTTAATCCATATAAGCAGGAGCTCGTTCACGGGAGAACGGTGATTGCCTTCTCGGAAAAAGAATATAAATGCGTTGAACTTCTGCTTCATCACAAGGAGCAGTTTGTATCCAAAGAGCAGCTGAAGCTGCTGGTCTGGCCCGAGCGGGAAGCGGGGCCGGATGGCGTGCCGGATGTGAGCGCAGAGGAGATGAATGCCCTCATCTACCGGGTACGGAAGAAAACGCGCGGACCGCTCGGGATTGAGAGCATCCGGGGCAAAGGTTATATTCTTCACATTCAGGCGGATGATGAAGGGTAA
- a CDS encoding DUF5367 family protein: MRFWISLGFLLWLAATIVFRFWGGPLIDPGQPLIWLSFIVIVPLILLTLRALFRARKLSSPERPRAAMLVAIPGMLLDLFSVAFHDLVFPGLPQAHLHLFFVWLLWAYSLILLGGLLGQNERQPQS; encoded by the coding sequence ATGCGCTTTTGGATCAGCTTAGGATTCCTGCTGTGGTTGGCCGCTACAATCGTGTTCCGATTTTGGGGAGGTCCCCTGATCGATCCCGGCCAGCCGCTCATCTGGCTGTCCTTTATTGTGATCGTTCCCCTGATTTTGCTGACGCTGCGGGCGCTGTTTCGTGCACGGAAGCTCTCTTCCCCAGAGCGCCCGCGGGCGGCCATGCTGGTGGCGATTCCGGGGATGCTGCTGGACCTCTTCAGCGTAGCCTTTCATGACCTGGTGTTCCCCGGGCTTCCGCAAGCTCATCTGCACCTCTTCTTCGTTTGGCTGCTATGGGCGTACTCGCTCATTCTCCTGGGAGGGCTGCTCGGCCAGAATGAGCGTCAGCCCCAGTCCTGA
- a CDS encoding TetR/AcrR family transcriptional regulator yields the protein MARPQRITKEELIASARQCIREKGLDKLTLKAVAEGAGVTQGTVYYHFKTKEQLMLEIVRSVCDASWQTAESAQQVGSRRETMARVLKAARDRCAEKSYHTLFFSLVVHSLQNAALRDQLKGMVERENSHAAGLLARLFPEMEMSGPSLKYRAMMVNALIDGLALQALLDPEFEAEAVYAELISIASAWIENSSDSSNTSS from the coding sequence TTGGCAAGACCCCAACGGATTACGAAAGAGGAATTAATCGCCTCAGCCCGGCAGTGCATTCGAGAGAAGGGACTTGATAAGCTGACGTTGAAGGCTGTCGCCGAAGGGGCCGGTGTGACGCAGGGGACGGTTTACTACCATTTCAAAACCAAAGAGCAGCTTATGCTCGAAATCGTCCGCTCCGTCTGTGATGCGTCCTGGCAAACGGCGGAGTCAGCTCAGCAGGTTGGCAGCAGACGTGAAACGATGGCCCGCGTGCTGAAGGCCGCCCGCGACCGCTGCGCGGAGAAGTCGTATCATACGCTGTTCTTCTCGCTGGTTGTGCACAGCTTGCAGAACGCTGCCCTCCGCGACCAGCTCAAGGGCATGGTCGAGCGTGAGAACTCGCATGCTGCCGGCCTCCTTGCCCGGCTCTTCCCGGAAATGGAGATGTCCGGCCCCTCCCTGAAATACCGGGCCATGATGGTCAACGCCCTCATCGACGGCCTGGCTCTTCAGGCGCTGCTCGATCCGGAGTTCGAGGCGGAAGCGGTGTACGCGGAGCTGATCTCGATAGCCTCCGCCTGGATAGAGAATTCCTCCGATTCATCCAACACTTCAAGTTAG
- a CDS encoding ATP-binding protein, with translation MRKWNETSLKYTAIIILFLALLFGLRWAWSDMFSTSHDPRAVDGVLDLRGMDLNSSSPFYLDGEWQFYPHQFRSRSDAEEAPFRSVQVPGDWGSALHDGNGSSYGYGTYQLRILIDPLEEPVALWIKGIEAVSRVEMNGYAEPEFGKLAEDKKNYIPRSASYTATYSEEGATEIDLFIQVANYDEPHNGGIVRSIRFGSAASIDYVRWYSIGFQLVTFMVLLLHGLYAGILFAFNRQEPALLMTGLLTLTAGIAILAGNDYILLLWLPIDYAGGIKVRLIALLWQNMLMLLLFRQFLSPVSGRTWLRAFTGGLILFTGFLVVSPASWVHSVMEFKLFALFYLIPLAGLVHLVGTMILRRQTDQDILFLLLTAAGMITNQLWTLAESAKEITTVYYPVDIIAAIIGFSTYWFKKYIRNAKENAQLNIQLQKADKLKDEFLANTSHELRTPLHGIMNIAQSVVTKEQENMNKGSVEDMKLLITISRRMSHLLEDLLDITRLKDHRITLTPEPLRVQSVVPGVIAMLQFMVEGKPIRLRMDIAESMPPVMADEKRLVQILYNLIHNALKYTDQGSVTVSAAVRNGQAVIQVSDTGIGMSTETLERIFLPYEQGSHGVHDGRGFGLGLSICKQLVELHGGTISVSSEPDAGSVFSFSLPLAEAGTSGAGLSMSADEMEASAGLEAAEESVPSEGEPASLPSAAGDTREALPPPFDPSMGGDGQASILVVDDDPVNLKVLLGILSSEPYHITTAGSGLEVLEHLGTQTWDLLIADVMMPQMSGYELTKRVREHYSVAELPILLLTARSQPEDIYTGFASGANDYMTKPVDATELKYRIRALIMLRHSVRERLRIEAAYLQAQIQPHFLFNTLNSIMALSEIDTKKMQHLAGAFASFLRISFDFLNTGKLVDITYELELVKAYLYIEQERFRERLSADWEVDPGIQLRLPPLSIQPLVENAVKHGILRRHQGGRVRIRIKRQSGGVLIEVIDNGSGMEADKVAELLNPAGKELRGIGIPNTNRRLIQMYGQGLTIVSRPGEGTSVSFVIPEHRRLGKKSGQ, from the coding sequence ATGCGAAAATGGAATGAAACATCTCTCAAATATACTGCGATCATCATCTTATTTCTTGCCTTGTTATTCGGCCTGCGATGGGCCTGGTCCGACATGTTCTCCACCTCGCACGATCCTCGCGCCGTTGACGGTGTGCTCGATCTCCGCGGGATGGATTTAAATTCGTCCTCCCCGTTCTATCTGGATGGAGAATGGCAATTCTACCCGCATCAGTTCCGGTCCCGATCGGATGCGGAGGAGGCTCCCTTTCGCAGCGTCCAGGTTCCCGGGGACTGGGGCAGCGCGCTTCATGACGGGAACGGATCGTCCTACGGATACGGAACTTACCAGCTCCGCATCTTGATCGACCCGCTGGAGGAGCCCGTCGCCCTATGGATTAAAGGAATCGAGGCCGTCTCCCGCGTAGAAATGAACGGCTACGCAGAACCGGAATTCGGCAAGCTGGCCGAGGACAAGAAGAACTATATTCCAAGGAGCGCTTCGTATACGGCCACCTATTCCGAAGAAGGCGCGACCGAAATCGATCTGTTCATCCAGGTCGCCAATTACGACGAGCCGCATAACGGCGGCATCGTCCGCTCGATCCGCTTCGGATCGGCGGCGTCGATCGATTATGTTCGCTGGTATTCGATCGGATTCCAGCTGGTGACCTTCATGGTCTTGCTGCTGCACGGTCTTTATGCCGGCATTCTGTTTGCGTTCAACCGGCAGGAACCGGCACTGCTGATGACGGGGCTGCTGACCCTGACGGCGGGCATCGCGATCCTGGCCGGAAACGATTATATCCTGCTGCTGTGGCTCCCGATCGATTACGCGGGAGGGATTAAGGTCCGCCTGATCGCCCTGCTGTGGCAGAACATGCTGATGCTGCTCTTGTTCCGGCAATTCCTCTCTCCCGTCTCCGGACGAACCTGGCTGCGGGCATTTACAGGGGGGCTTATCCTGTTCACCGGCTTCCTGGTCGTTTCCCCGGCGTCTTGGGTCCACAGTGTCATGGAGTTTAAGCTGTTCGCGCTCTTCTATCTGATTCCGCTTGCCGGGCTCGTCCATTTGGTCGGAACGATGATCCTCCGGCGGCAAACGGATCAGGACATCCTATTCCTGCTGCTTACGGCAGCCGGCATGATCACCAATCAGCTGTGGACCCTGGCGGAGTCTGCCAAGGAGATTACCACCGTCTATTACCCGGTCGATATCATAGCGGCGATTATCGGGTTCTCGACATACTGGTTCAAAAAATATATCCGCAATGCCAAGGAGAACGCCCAGCTGAACATCCAGCTGCAGAAGGCCGACAAGCTTAAAGACGAATTTCTGGCCAACACGTCGCATGAGCTTCGAACCCCTCTGCACGGCATTATGAATATTGCCCAATCCGTCGTCACCAAGGAACAGGAGAACATGAACAAGGGCAGCGTCGAAGACATGAAGCTGCTCATCACGATCAGCCGCCGAATGTCCCATTTGCTTGAAGACCTGCTCGATATCACCAGGCTGAAGGACCACCGCATTACGCTGACTCCCGAGCCCCTGCGCGTTCAATCGGTCGTTCCCGGCGTTATCGCCATGCTTCAATTCATGGTGGAGGGCAAGCCGATCCGGCTCCGAATGGACATTGCGGAGTCGATGCCTCCGGTTATGGCCGATGAGAAGCGGCTCGTGCAAATTCTGTACAACTTGATTCATAACGCGCTCAAATATACGGATCAGGGAAGCGTGACGGTGTCCGCCGCGGTTCGGAACGGCCAGGCTGTCATCCAGGTATCCGATACCGGAATCGGCATGAGCACGGAAACGCTGGAGCGCATCTTTCTTCCTTATGAGCAGGGCTCCCACGGCGTCCATGACGGCCGAGGGTTTGGACTCGGCCTCAGCATATGCAAGCAGCTGGTCGAGCTGCATGGCGGCACAATATCCGTCAGCTCCGAGCCTGATGCAGGCTCCGTCTTCTCGTTCAGTCTGCCGCTGGCAGAGGCCGGGACCAGCGGGGCGGGACTTTCCATGTCAGCCGACGAAATGGAAGCATCAGCCGGACTCGAGGCAGCTGAGGAATCGGTACCAAGTGAGGGTGAGCCCGCCTCGCTCCCGTCAGCCGCCGGAGACACCCGCGAGGCGCTGCCGCCACCCTTCGATCCGTCGATGGGAGGCGATGGCCAAGCAAGCATTCTAGTCGTCGATGATGACCCGGTTAACCTGAAGGTGCTTCTGGGCATCCTTTCTTCAGAGCCATACCACATCACCACAGCCGGTTCAGGGCTGGAAGTGCTGGAGCATCTGGGAACACAGACATGGGATCTGCTCATCGCGGATGTCATGATGCCTCAAATGTCCGGCTATGAATTGACGAAGCGCGTCCGGGAGCATTACTCGGTAGCGGAGCTGCCGATTCTGCTGCTTACCGCCCGAAGTCAGCCTGAGGACATCTATACGGGATTCGCGTCGGGCGCCAATGATTATATGACCAAGCCTGTCGATGCAACGGAGTTAAAATACCGGATCCGTGCGTTGATCATGCTCCGGCATTCGGTCCGCGAGCGCTTGCGGATCGAGGCCGCCTATCTTCAGGCACAAATCCAGCCTCATTTCCTGTTTAATACGCTGAATTCCATCATGGCGCTGAGCGAGATCGACACCAAGAAGATGCAGCATCTGGCGGGTGCGTTCGCTTCGTTCCTGCGGATCAGCTTCGATTTTCTGAACACGGGCAAGCTGGTGGATATCACGTACGAGCTCGAGCTTGTCAAAGCCTACTTGTATATTGAGCAGGAACGGTTCCGCGAGCGATTGTCAGCCGACTGGGAGGTCGACCCGGGCATCCAGCTGCGTCTTCCGCCGCTGTCGATTCAGCCGCTGGTGGAGAATGCCGTCAAGCATGGAATCCTTCGTCGTCATCAGGGCGGAAGGGTCCGGATTCGGATCAAGCGCCAAAGCGGAGGGGTGCTGATTGAAGTCATCGACAACGGCAGCGGGATGGAGGCGGATAAGGTAGCCGAGCTGTTAAACCCCGCCGGGAAGGAGCTGCGAGGGATCGGTATACCGAACACGAACCGCCGGCTGATTCAAATGTATGGCCAAGGATTGACCATCGTCAGCCGTCCGGGTGAAGGCACGTCCGTGTCCTTCGTCATCCCGGAGCATCGCCGGCTGGGCAAGAAATCAGGGCAGTAA
- a CDS encoding polysaccharide deacetylase family protein has protein sequence MSVFYGKVIELQDIEQHEGQYGMRIRLSVPESQAEPAFERVWIWAIDHATAESLLAVTDFDGTHKYRLSRHTAWDVNRRLYIGYITKTRRDQSIRYPFLCSEAFIHNLDSIHRVQHLNGIQALPFLSLAYEEREAVTLQQEEKRNRDKKKPKKQRMPLRRTAISALSMLSILLLGSFDAPSLQVAESPGAPAFTTGTALPAFQSVRHTAAVAEASSSPAPRSLESELRPKASHEPKPKPQAELKQQTEPQMEPKPQTAFKKQPELKQQAELPSFELKDAITYSLPKGYVALTFDDGPSKYSAKIMKVLKEHQVGGTFFFVGQNVDKHPAAVRAIQESGYSIGSHSMNHVNMPLLTFEEQKAQIKSAAESIEAITKQPVTLFRPPYGAFNEMTEEASRSYGSSIVLWNKDPEDWLTRDKDKILNYVRHTEPSGSIILLHESQAVIDALPAIIAYLKDQDLKIVSLR, from the coding sequence ATGTCCGTCTTTTACGGAAAAGTGATTGAATTGCAAGACATTGAACAGCATGAAGGTCAGTATGGTATGCGAATCCGGCTATCGGTCCCCGAGTCACAAGCCGAGCCGGCGTTTGAACGGGTCTGGATCTGGGCCATCGATCACGCGACTGCGGAGAGCCTGCTGGCGGTTACGGATTTTGACGGAACTCATAAATACCGGCTGTCCCGGCATACCGCATGGGATGTTAATCGTCGGCTGTACATCGGCTATATCACCAAAACACGCCGCGATCAGAGCATCCGCTATCCATTCCTCTGCTCCGAAGCATTTATACATAATCTTGATTCTATTCACCGCGTTCAGCATCTGAACGGGATTCAGGCGCTGCCTTTTCTGTCCCTGGCATACGAGGAGCGGGAGGCAGTGACCTTGCAGCAGGAAGAAAAACGGAACAGAGACAAGAAGAAGCCCAAAAAGCAACGAATGCCGCTGAGGCGAACCGCCATCTCGGCCCTCAGCATGCTGTCGATCCTGTTATTGGGCTCGTTCGATGCCCCGTCCCTCCAGGTAGCGGAGTCGCCGGGCGCTCCAGCCTTTACAACCGGGACAGCCCTTCCGGCATTCCAGTCCGTACGGCACACCGCTGCTGTGGCTGAGGCTTCTTCGAGCCCCGCTCCAAGGAGCCTGGAATCAGAGCTCCGGCCAAAAGCCAGCCACGAGCCGAAGCCGAAGCCGCAGGCGGAGTTGAAGCAGCAGACGGAACCCCAGATGGAACCGAAGCCGCAGACCGCGTTTAAGAAGCAGCCAGAGCTGAAGCAGCAGGCAGAGCTTCCGTCCTTCGAGCTTAAGGATGCCATCACCTACAGCCTTCCGAAGGGCTATGTCGCTTTGACCTTTGATGACGGACCATCCAAATACTCGGCGAAAATTATGAAGGTGCTGAAGGAGCATCAGGTCGGCGGCACTTTCTTCTTTGTCGGTCAGAATGTAGACAAGCATCCCGCCGCGGTTCGGGCCATTCAGGAGAGCGGCTATTCCATTGGCAGTCATTCCATGAATCATGTGAACATGCCGCTGTTAACCTTCGAGGAACAGAAAGCGCAGATCAAGAGCGCCGCTGAATCCATCGAGGCCATTACGAAACAGCCGGTTACACTTTTCCGGCCGCCATACGGGGCATTCAACGAGATGACGGAAGAAGCGAGCCGCTCGTACGGAAGCAGCATCGTGCTGTGGAACAAAGACCCCGAGGACTGGCTGACGCGCGATAAGGACAAGATCCTTAACTATGTCCGCCACACGGAGCCCTCCGGCTCCATCATTCTTCTTCACGAGTCGCAGGCGGTCATCGATGCGCTGCCAGCCATAATTGCGTACCTGAAGGATCAGGATTTGAAAATTGTCAGTCTGCGCTAA
- a CDS encoding cupin domain-containing protein → MDTQVRSFFVRDDGEVPNHPDLPVIVYEGVFADYPAGIEAAFNRHQWTGSWTGGIYDYHHYHSNTHEVLGVQSGSATVLIGGDAGERVTLATGDVIVLPAGTAHMLLDASPDFAVVGAYPGGITPNMRERNPTDRAQAISEIRSVPVPPMDPVYGEEGPLLHKWVK, encoded by the coding sequence GTGGACACACAGGTCAGATCTTTCTTCGTGAGGGACGATGGAGAAGTTCCGAATCATCCGGATTTGCCGGTGATCGTGTACGAGGGCGTGTTTGCGGATTACCCGGCCGGAATCGAAGCCGCCTTTAACCGTCATCAGTGGACGGGCAGCTGGACGGGGGGGATCTACGATTACCACCATTACCACAGCAATACGCATGAAGTGCTGGGCGTGCAATCCGGCAGCGCAACGGTGCTGATCGGCGGCGATGCCGGGGAGCGGGTGACCCTCGCCACAGGCGACGTGATCGTGCTGCCGGCCGGAACGGCGCATATGCTGCTGGACGCCAGTCCGGATTTTGCGGTGGTGGGTGCCTACCCCGGCGGAATCACGCCTAATATGCGGGAGCGGAATCCGACCGATCGGGCGCAGGCCATATCGGAGATCCGGAGCGTTCCGGTTCCGCCTATGGACCCGGTCTACGGCGAGGAAGGACCGCTGCTGCACAAATGGGTGAAGTAG
- a CDS encoding class I SAM-dependent methyltransferase produces MDPSVKDLFDAVAGDYDRERRQLIPCFDDFYGMALSLVESDHPSPRILDLGAGTGLFSGMVLHKHPHARLTLMDLSDKMLEGARRRFAGADQVRYITGDYADYPFSESYDIVISSLSIHHLTHPAKQRLFRAVYGTLEPGGIFVNADQVQGRHTSSDEYYRKRWLESIRRSGLSEAAIEASIKRRAVDINAPLEDQLRWMEEAGFQETDCMYKYLDFAVFFGRKPR; encoded by the coding sequence ATGGACCCGTCGGTAAAAGACCTGTTTGACGCTGTCGCCGGTGACTATGACCGGGAACGCCGGCAGCTGATCCCCTGTTTTGACGATTTTTATGGAATGGCGCTGTCCCTCGTGGAGAGCGATCACCCATCGCCGCGTATCCTGGACCTGGGAGCCGGCACCGGACTGTTCTCCGGCATGGTGCTGCATAAGCACCCGCATGCCCGTTTGACCCTGATGGACCTGAGCGACAAAATGCTCGAAGGCGCCCGCCGAAGATTCGCGGGAGCGGATCAGGTGCGCTACATTACCGGCGACTACGCAGATTACCCATTTTCGGAGTCCTACGACATCGTCATCTCCTCCCTGTCGATCCACCATCTGACCCACCCTGCGAAGCAGCGATTGTTCCGTGCCGTGTACGGGACGCTCGAGCCGGGCGGCATCTTCGTGAACGCCGATCAGGTTCAGGGAAGGCACACGAGCTCCGACGAATATTACCGAAAGCGCTGGCTGGAATCGATCCGCCGCAGCGGCTTATCCGAGGCAGCGATCGAGGCTTCGATCAAGCGGCGGGCAGTTGATATTAACGCGCCATTGGAGGATCAGCTCCGTTGGATGGAGGAGGCGGGCTTCCAGGAGACGGACTGCATGTATAAGTATTTGGATTTTGCCGTGTTCTTCGGAAGGAAGCCAAGATAG